One stretch of Kiritimatiellia bacterium DNA includes these proteins:
- a CDS encoding HIT family protein — MNPCPFCEVAPERIMAEDGPCLALSDRYPVSRGHQLIVPRRHVASFRDLTDEEWQAVLRLARLLAKRMQEEDPSIQGFNLGINDGAAAGQSVFHVHVHLIPRRSGDVRRPRGGVRGVIPDKQDYP; from the coding sequence ATGAATCCCTGCCCGTTTTGCGAGGTGGCGCCGGAACGGATCATGGCCGAGGACGGCCCGTGTCTCGCGCTGTCCGACCGCTACCCGGTGTCGCGGGGCCACCAGTTGATCGTGCCGCGCCGCCACGTCGCCTCGTTCCGCGACCTGACGGACGAGGAATGGCAAGCTGTGCTCCGCCTGGCCCGCTTGCTCGCCAAGCGGATGCAGGAGGAAGATCCGTCGATTCAAGGATTTAATCTTGGCATCAACGACGGGGCGGCGGCGGGCCAGTCCGTTTTCCACGTGCACGTGCACCTGATCCCCCGCCGTTCGGGCGACGTGCGCCGCCCGCGCGGAGGCGTCCGGGGCGTCATCCCGGATAAGCAGGACTATCCCTGA
- a CDS encoding tyrosine-type recombinase/integrase — translation MDGPPSSLEAPPPSPRAHAAPTGKSAGLEKFTPYTFRHYFCSRATESGSNPQAIKKMIGHTPSSRVLEKHYQHLSQPFIDVEVAKIKIV, via the coding sequence ATGGACGGCCCCCCGTCTTCCCTTGAAGCGCCTCCACCATCCCCGAGAGCGCACGCCGCTCCCACTGGTAAAAGCGCGGGGTTGGAAAAATTCACGCCCTACACCTTCCGGCATTACTTTTGCAGTAGAGCAACAGAAAGTGGCTCAAACCCTCAGGCTATCAAGAAGATGATTGGGCATACCCCGTCATCCCGAGTGCTGGAAAAACACTACCAGCACCTGTCCCAGCCGTTCATCGATGTGGAAGTGGCCAAAATCAAAATCGTGTAG